In the Pedobacter cryoconitis genome, GTAATGAGTGGGTGGAAATCTCTATGATCATCGTATCTGTAATACTGGGAACACTTTCTTTAAGTATGTCCTATCGGAAACAACACCATAAATTATTTCCTTTCCTTGTGCTATTCAGCGGCTTCGCATTGATCGCTACTGGTCATTTTTCTGGTATAGAAAGTCTCGAACCAATTTTAATTCCCTTAGGCGGGTTTACAGTGGCAGCAGCTCACCTGGTCAACTGGAGATTAAACAGGTCATGTACACATCATGAAATTAACGATTCAAGGCTCAAATGATAAAATTTGAAACGCTTTTTATAATTGTATAAACAATATGTCTATTTTGCCAGTATGAAATCTTTAGCTACGAAAACCTATATCTTATCAGCTGCAGTCTCTATGTTATCATTTGGGACAATGG is a window encoding:
- a CDS encoding MerC domain-containing protein, with product MSLSKTTQRLDRLGMTASTLCAVHCALVPIFLTTLPLLGLEFLSNEWVEISMIIVSVILGTLSLSMSYRKQHHKLFPFLVLFSGFALIATGHFSGIESLEPILIPLGGFTVAAAHLVNWRLNRSCTHHEINDSRLK